GGATCGTACCATTCCAGGTCACTGGAAAGTGTTAGGTTAATATTGAAATTGATCTGAACtcaatgatgatggacaaACTCACCCAGTTGGCCAATAATTTAAATCAACACCTGTCCAGAATGGATCATCACCCTCAAAGAAtgttcttccatctttttcaaaCTCGTCCGAAAATACCAATGTCCACTCCTTCCCATCGAACCCAGTTCTTGTGTACAGGTACTCAGGTGTATCTGAGTCGATCAGACTGGGCAAGCCAGTGATAGAAGGATATTGTCCACTGGCATTGATACCACCGAGGTTATACCCGGATGTGTTAGACCCGCTAGAGCTGTCATCGCCGTAGTAGAACGATATGATAGGGTAACCCGCGAAAAGCATTACACCGCCGCCTGCCAAAACAGCCAAAGTCAATGCGTTGGCCCATCCTCGCCAAGAACTGATATTAAACGGCGTGCTGAGATCCTTTTTCTCAGCGGCGGTAAAGGTATGCAGGTGGTCGtccatatcatcatcgtcatctaTCGGCCCCTGGGCATATGCGTCCGTAGGCAACGCACCTGCCTCGCTGACACCAGCAACGGGGCCAGGGTTGAGATGCGCTGTGGGACCAAATCTGTTGCCAGAAGAGAAACTCGCATAGGACGCGCCAGTGGGAGAGTTTGCGCCGACACGGTGAGACATGCTAGACTGGTTATCGTATGAAGTAAAGGATGATTCAGAGAGACGCTGGGACATGCCAGGATTCTGGGCGGACGCGAGCAGGGGTTCACGGCCTAGAGTGGGCGATTGGCTGCCGTACTGCATTGACTTTTGATGCGTGCGGCCGCGATGTGGCTGGCGGTGGGTGGTCGCTGGGTGGGTGGCGGATGAGTCGACGTGGGTACAAGGGAAGATAGCAGTCGACGTGAAATACGATATGCAAGAgataggagggagggaaggaaggaaagaaggagaatggatATAGAAGGGAAGACAAGAGGCGATGTAGAGAATGAAAGTGGAACGGGGCTCGGATAATTTCTTGCGGCTGCGCACTACATTCCATGCGGAACGCGCTGGGCCAAGAGTGGAAAGCTATTTTTTACACAGCGCATTCTGGGCAATATTCCTATTTACTCCCGTCTCGCCGCAATTCTCTTCTGGTGCAGCTTAGTGGAGCATATTGTGTACATATGCCATATACCTTACATGTGATCTGAGACGTGACTTGCCACGCAACTCTCCTCATGCATATCCATGAAGAGAATGATGGCTGGGCCCAGAACCTAAAAAGAGCTAGTGGAAACAGTGAGCCCAAAAGATGTGATTTTTTCCTTCGCGTGTCTTGTGGTTTTTTCATCGGCTCTGCAAAAGTGGCTCTCGTTGGATAAATGTCCTGCATCTATACGATTCCTTTGGATCCTCGttcaatcttcctcatGAATTATATACATACTCGCAGCTGGCAACGGTCTCGCAGCAATGGACAGCTTCAGCCTCTTGATTCTTGAAGCCAACACTCATTTTCAGCCCAGTCTAGCGCTTCAGGAACCAACCCAAACACGTCATAGCTGTGGAGATAATTACGTAATTAACATCGGGACAAACGCGTCGGAGATGAAGCGAAGGATGAAGTGACGACCGTCGAATGGTGATACGGTGTACTCATTATGGCTGGCGAGGAACGCATAATCAATGGTAGGTGATGATGGTTACGGTAAGGTTTGAGCTGACATGAATATATACAGCGAGACATGTGGAAACATAGGTTGCATATCGTGACTCGGTGCAAAGCTGTATAAACATAGGGCGGAGAACAAAAGGCGACTCGTACTGTCTGCAACGTTTCATGGCTTGTTCACAGCAATGACAATGCTACAGCCCGACGCCGCTTCCCCTTTCTATACGGGTCCGGACTCCTAGTATGCCAACAACCCCTTATATATCCTCTGACCGCTTAGCATCCGCATGCGAAACATCAGAACCTGATTGACGCTCGGACCGCGGCTAaaagaagtggaaggaTGGCCTTAGGGGGATGTCTTGTTTGTTTGCCCGGGTGCTTTGGCCATGGCGTCGTGAGGATATTCCCTGTGCATTTCtatctccatctttcatcctcatctctttctctgcGATCAGTGTTTTTACTACTCACACCAATTACTCACGCTCTTTACCCCACACTCTTTTACTTTTCCGTTAGATCCTAATTCGACGCATCTCCGTCCTCACACCATGTCTCACTCACACATCCATAACACTTTTGCACCCTCGACACTCACTAACCCATttgctcctgctcctcttcgacCCAGAGCTTCAGGTAACGGCGTCATAGGAAATGTTCTCTCCGCCCCTCACGACACTGACGATGGGTCTTATGCGGATAACGCTATCATCCCGAAATTGCACTCTGATACTAGGAAACCTGTCGATCGTTCAGATCCAAAAGTCTCCCAAGTTGCCAGTGCCGTAGTGCAAAACGTAAAAAGTTCCGAGGGCGAAGCCGCCGTCCATGCGAACCATCAACATGGTCCATATGGTAGACAACCTGTTGGTTTCCTCACTCCGAACGTGCAACGTAATCAAGGCTATGGATCTCATGATTACACTCAAAATTCCAATAGCATCCCATCTACCAATGGTCTCGGACTTGCTTCTAGTCCCCAGAGGCAAAAGCAATCAGACACAAATGCTCAAGCCGAACATTCTCAATCTGTTCCTAACCAGTCACGCACCCAACCCACACATGGTAACTACCCACCTATCCGCAATGTCCCACCCGCAATCACTACCGGTCTCGTCCCACCACTCtctatccttctcccagcCCCAGCATCTCCCATCTGCCCGCTCCTTGCTGCCCCCCCTCAAGCACATTACTCGCCCctcccctttccttcctcgccgCACCCATCTCCGCATCGCACtaccccttcctcctccccttcgACCCCGAAACATATCTTGGCCCACGCCCGAGCCTCAACTACATCCGAATCCATAAGGGGGTTCGACCTTTTAgcggagaaaaaggcgtCCTTcagggaaggagaagaagaactgaTGACGCCATTTTCTCCGAGACCGAGGAATAAACCGAGTGCACTGAGAGATGGGTTGCGAGCGAGTGGAGCAGACTTTTGGAAGAGATATAGTGTGAGTGTAAGGCTAGATGAAATTGATAAGCAAAAAGGACCCTCTAGGTGAATAACTTGTTCATTTACTTTAGGAATGAACATGGCTAAAACCATGGGTGCTAGTGATTGGTTATCCAAAGCCCAAGCGAACAGAGGTATACTCAAGAAGATGGCCTGGTCGTTCACTTTGATGGCAAGTCTTTATTCCACTCCATCAcatcccatcccatcctGTCGAATTACCAGAGCAAACTTTGTAAACAAGTGTATCACGACGAACAGAACTGATGGTTAGAACAGACTCTAGTTATAGTCGCGATCATtgtcgttgttgttgtggtCACCAATAATAAGAGCGATAACAGTTCCAAAACCAAAAGCAACCTTTAGGGCTCATTCCTGATTCCCACTGCTCACTTGAACTTTTGAAAGGCGGCAGACCGACTGTTTCGCCAAGTCCGAACCTTTTTGGCAATCCTTGGCTGCCTCAGCCTCGCAGGTGCCTAATCaaatcaaaaaaaaagaggacgACTAGAAACATATAGGTAACATGTACATTATATGTAGAACCTAAAATCTGTATCACCTGGACTTTATTCTATGGCCCTTCGGACATTTTTCTGTGATTGTACGGTCGCCCTTATACTTTCTATACCCAGCCTAGCAGAGGCTTATCATGTAATGACTGGTGTGCATCGCTACTCTGGAAATTTTGACGTGGTGGATTTGTAGCATACATGGGCGTAACGTTTGAGCCCTTCCTGCGCGTTTCATCTGGGTTTCTCATTATCACATGCATAAACACACTGCAGCAACGCAAATGATCTTTTTCGGAGTTATGGTTCGAAAGGGGCTTATGATGCAAGGAAACCTAGCACAATATAACGAAACATCGAGTGCCTATTTATCCAATACTAAACAGCTTTCCATATAGTATGCATTAATACTAAGACTATCGTCTACATCtcctgtttcttcttctcctgttcttctttgctcgCGTACTTGAGCAACGCTTCTCTCGGCTATCAAAATTAGAGATGTCAGTCTCCAGTCAAGAAAGGAtagaaaagggaaaagaaactTACATCCTCAAATTTGAGCGTTTCGGGGTACATGCTATGCACAAAGCTCTGCGTCTCACTCGCTCCTAGCCTTCCTGCCCTACCCACACCACTAACAGGTTCCATcggcttcatcttcttcgccttcttctccttctgatGCAAACTCTCCCTATGGCCTTGTTCCTGATACATCGGTAAAGCATCAGGAGTGTAGATGACGGGTTTAAGATCGACagtggagaaggatggatcGCGTGGGGCGGTTTTGGGGAGCTTggcgagagggagaagggcACCGTGAATAGATGAATTGGGAGAATAGAGAACGTGAACACCGCCTGTGGAGAGGGTGGCGAAGATTTGGTTGATACGTGAATGCCACAAAACTCTCACTACACTTCCATCCCCGATAGCGATCCGCCGCTCTTCTTTCAGGTCCTTGCTGTTCAAGAATACCAAGCCGCCTTTTTGGCCCTTGGGAGCAGCGGTACCGGTCAGGATTTGGGTGTCGTcaggggagaagatgatatTAGTTTCGGGGTAAAGATTGTCGAGGTTTTTAGCGACAGCCAGAGGGTTTCGAATTGAGCGGATGTCCCAAACTACACTAAGAGGTAAGAATGATGTTTAATTAAGAGACAAGGGCACTGACGCTTAACTGTATCGTCCCCCCCTCGAGTAGCAACTCTGAGCCCATCCCTGGAGAATGCGACACCAGTCGTCTCAGTGTTCTTTGGATGGGCATTCTCGCAAGAATATTTTGGTCGCGCAAAGTTTGACGAAGTATCCCAGATGTGCAATGTTCCATCCAAACAAACTGCCCATGTATTATTAGTGTCGTCATTTTTATTgagacggaagaaggggcgGCTTACCTCCAGCGATCCATTTACCATCTGGACTCCAAGCGCAGGCCGTCACTTTAGTTCGGGCACCACGTTCTTTGGATTTAACAACGATGACCTGTTTCTGCTTTCGTTTATTTGATGTGTCCCATATTCTGAGTGTAGAGTCGTTGGAGCaggtgaggaagatggattTATCTGTAGGGTGCCAAGCACCAGCATTGATTTCGGCAGTATGGCCACTGAATACGATGAATCATCCGTTGGTCTGCTATGAAAGGAAAGACGCACTTGGTATTCTTCATATCGCGCAGATAGACGTCACCCTTGTTGAATTCCATCCTGGGCGATGTCAGCTCGATGTatagatggaaaagagaataCCCACTCGTCCTCACCATTACGGTTAAACACTTTTGGATGCACAGTTCCCGATATTACAAGGAGTTGTTGGCCGTCAGGAGAGTATGATAAGTCATGAACCTATGATCGCGTTAATACGATAACAGAGTGATTGACCAAAAATAAACGCACGTAGTAATTCCCATTCGCTTCAAAGCTCTTGAATGGTTTTAAGCGATGGTCCATACCACCAAAATCCCAGAGTTTCGTATCATAGTCGTGCGAACCAGTAGCGATACGAGCACCAGAAGGATCGACCGCAAGGGCAGAGACGACCTGTCGAAAACAATCAGCCTCCGAGGAGCTGTAATTTGATCATGAAATCATATACCTTTGTGTGATCTTTCAGGATAATCTCATGCGATATAGGTAGCCTatcaacctcttcttctgcctcttgctcatcatcactcGCATCATTCTCCTCAGCCTTACGCTTTCCAGTCGCAGAAGGCGGTATGGGCCCAATctcctcgtcgtcttcctcctcggccTCTGTCTTCCTCCCTGATGTAGATATTGAAGGTCCTggtacttcttcttcaggcTTTTCTTCTTTAACTGGTGTAGGGATGTCTGCTCGCTTCGTGTTCTCCACCTTCGCCTTGAGGTTCGAGTTTCCTGCCTTGGATTTTTTGCCAAAACTCATAGGGAGGTCGAAGCCCTCCATCTTGTAGTGTGACTAGGGTTGAATGAGTAGAGTTATACGGGGATTACTTATAGAGTAgtgaaagatgaaggttgCCGTGCGAGTCCGTTGGAGATGGTAAGGGCTGGACATTGGATCGGTTGTTTCTTGCTGCAGCAACGAAGTAACATGCAACAGCATCGGCGCCGCCGGGGGGCCATCTACATTACGTAATTATATAAGACCATACCGAGGTGGTAATTCAGCTGCAGCTGCGGAGACCTCTTGCGACAGAGAAGATAAGATGCTGCTCAAAAATGCTTAACAACAGACTGATGATATGATAGTTTATCTAATGACTATACTTTATGACTTCTGACCCATCTTTCACGCCCGACGTCCACCCCCACCCAAGATCagcttttttcctttttccttcttcttcctcccattcccTCTCTCACTCTCTCTCACACCTGCTCC
The genomic region above belongs to Cryptococcus neoformans var. neoformans JEC21 chromosome 4 sequence and contains:
- a CDS encoding transcription factor, putative, which translates into the protein MEGFDLPMSFGKKSKAGNSNLKAKVENTKRADIPTPVKEEKPEEEVPGPSISTSGRKTEAEEEDDEEIGPIPPSATGKRKAEENDASDDEQEAEEEVDRLPISHEIILKDHTKVVSALAVDPSGARIATGSHDYDTKLWDFGGMDHRLKPFKSFEANGNYYVHDLSYSPDGQQLLVISGTVHPKVFNRNGEDEMEFNKGDVYLRDMKNTNGHTAEINAGAWHPTDKSIFLTCSNDSTLRIWDTSNKRKQKQVIVVKSKERGARTKVTACAWSPDGKWIAGVCLDGTLHIWDTSSNFARPKYSCENAHPKNTETTGVAFSRDGLRVATRGGDDTVKLWDIRSIRNPLAVAKNLDNLYPETNIIFSPDDTQILTGTAAPKGQKGGLVFLNSKDLKEERRIAIGDGSVVRVLWHSRINQIFATLSTGGVHVLYSPNSSIHGALLPLAKLPKTAPRDPSFSTVDLKPVIYTPDALPMYQEQGHRESLHQKEKKAKKMKPMEPVSGVGRAGRLGASETQSFVHSMYPETLKFEDPREALLKYASKEEQEKKKQEM